One Aegilops tauschii subsp. strangulata cultivar AL8/78 chromosome 7, Aet v6.0, whole genome shotgun sequence genomic window carries:
- the LOC109784864 gene encoding BTB/POZ domain-containing protein At3g05675, which translates to METVDAVDGYKFADESTSDVRVCFTRTGGRGEQPERFPCHSSVLSARSKYFADLLGQSDARSGGSNNNCIQVQCPRAEYDHYVKLLKFMYLSRESIEDAITSVKSALGVLRAAISLKSEFVAETCIGYLESASWDEKEEEEILQFAQTLAPEAAAPLLARLQAPSANAVKTVFISAVRFATSMETSAAPLFDDLKTAAQEQIDFMLHDGDDPAIVMMDEDVRSVLREGLTKLFSTLRTGLDLLASEFDKLPEQAEQRIVRSLVDIDWITTVLSKIELMNEFVSGWLEISDHVVSVVQDEKYSSGLWTVKTKLIEVTGKALDAVGYGSVILPSTSRTHLVKTWLPYIRTTKRFLDAKAKDEAFPQMDAGLCQNIESAIVSLILALPSGDQSDILSDWMQKADKFRYPDLTEAFEMWCYRSKTAIRRLNGATDKGCNPISL; encoded by the coding sequence ATGGAGACGGTTGATGCTGTTGATGGATACAAGTTTGCTGACGAGTCTACGAGCGATGTCCGTGTTTGCTTTACAAGGACCGGCGGGCGCGGCGAGCAGCCAGAACGGTTTCCCTGCCACTCGTCCGTCCTCTCCGCCAGGAGCAAGTATTTCGCGGACTTGCTGGGTCAAAGCGATGCTCGTTCTGGTGGTAGCAATAACAACTGCATTCAAGTCCAGTGCCCGAGGGCTGAGTATGACCATTATGTCAAGTTGTTGAAGTTTATGTATCTTTCGAGAGAATCGATTGAGGACGCAATCACCTCCGTTAAGTCGGCTCTTGGCGTTCTTCGAGCAGCGATCTCTCTCAAATCCGAGTTCGTCGCCGAAACCTGCATCGGGTATCTTGAATCTGCTTCCTGGGACGAAAAGGAGGAGGAAGAGATTTTACAGTTTGCTCAGACCCTGGCCCCAGAAGCTGCTGCACCTTTGTTAGCCCGTTTGCAAGCTCCCAGTGCGAACGCTGTCAAGACTGTTTTCATCTCCGCTGTGCGCTTCGCTACGTCCATGGAGACTTCAGCTGCTCCTTTATTCGATGACCTCAAGACTGCTGCTCAAGAGCAGATTGACTTCATGCTCCATGATGGTGATGACCCTGCAATTGTTATGATGGATGAAGATGTTAGGTCTGTCCTGAGGGAAGGTTTGACAAAGCTGTTCTCAACACTTAGGACTGGACTGGATCTCTTGGCCTCAGAGTTTGATAAATTGCCTGAACAAGCAGAGCAAAGGATTGTGCGCAGCTTAGTTGACATTGACTGGATAACCACCGTCTTGTCAAAGATTGAGCTGATGAACGAGTTTGTTTCTGGCTGGTTAGAAATCTCAGACCATGTTGTCTCGGTGGTTCAGGACGAGAAGTATAGCTCAGGTCTGTGGACTGTGAAGACGAAGCTTATAGAAGTGACTGGAAAGGCCTTGGATGCTGTTGGCTATGGCTCTGTGATTCTCCCGTCAACATCCAGAACGCATCTTGTGAAGACATGGCTCCCGTACATCCGGACGACAAAGCGCTTCCTTGATGCCAAGGCGAAAGACGAGGCATTTCCTCAGATGGACGCGGGCTTGTGCCAGAACATCGAGAGCGCAATTGTTTCATTGATTTTAGCATTGCCTTCAGGTGACCAGTCGGATATCCTGTCGGACTGGATGCAGAAAGCAGACAAGTTCAGATACCCTGACCTCACCGAGGCGTTTGAGATGTGGTGTTACCGCAGCAAAACAGCAATCAGGCGGCTGAATGGGGCGACAGATAAGGGTTGCAACCCTATCAGCTTGTAA